TGAGGACTGTTACAACTGAAATCGATTGACAGAACGGATCAGACAACCAGGGCATGAATTCAGCAGGAATCAAACATCCAGAAGTTCAGGAGTTCAGCAAGGCCAAAACACTCAGGCTGTTGTTTCTGCGAAAGTCAACTGTGCACTATAAAGCAATACAATCCCATCCCACTGAAGAAATAAACAACGCAGGACATTCAAAGACATTTCCCGCCAGAAGAGTACATTCCACAGATAAAATTATGTTTATTTTATTAAACTTTGTCGCAGCATGTCAGCACAAAAGAAACAAATTACACAAACTAATTCACCACAATGCTCAgactcatgcatggattttGTTGCCGCATTTTGCTGAAATACAATTTCCTGAAGGGAATAAGAAAAAATTCCCAGTAGGTATGCACAAATGTAGCTCTTGTATCTCAACTTCTCAATTGTGAAAAAAATTATGGAGCTCTATCGAATGGCCGTGTGTCATTGTAGCATATATTCCATACAGCTTCAATTGCGTCTTTTGAAGCGGCCTCCGAGCAGTATGGGTTGTTCTTGACAGACATCAGAGCCCGCCTTTTGACACAATCCTTCGGGAACACAGAGAGGTGTCACAACAGAAAATATTAGTAAAACGTTTTAGCTAGTTAGAAGATATCAATAGAAGCTACAATAAGCCCTTAGGGAACCACTGGAACTCAATAAAAATCTCAATATCCTTAAACACTCTTTATATTTGACAATAGCAACCAAATATTTTACTGCCAAGTGCCAACCTAAATAAACTGATTTCGATAGTTCATTAGTTCATATACAAAGAGCTTACGCATGCCTGAACACAGCGAAAACAGCCAAGTACCAAAGCACATGTGATCTATAACTTTAGAACAAGTCGCTAGGGCAGAAAAGGACACTTACTTGCTCATGACCCCTTATCTTCATGAAACCACGCAACAATTCACGCTTGTAATGGCAATCACCACTAAGGTGATTGGCTCGAATCTAAGAACAGAAAACACATATAAGTCAATGATCTACACAACTCCCATTCATTCATAAAAAATTCTGCATTACTCTACACTGAGGATAAGTTTCAGAATCTGCATTACTCTAAAATGAGGATAAGTCTCAAAATCTGCATCACTCTTAAAGTCTAAACTGAGGATAACTTTCAAAATCTGCGTTACTCTAAACTGAGGGTGAGTTCCATGCAACAAGACATGACAAGAACTACAATAAAGAAAAATCATGACAAGAAATTTAACAAAGCAATTTTGTTCTTACCTCAGAGCAAGCATGGTGAGCGCAATTCTTCCAATCCATATTCTTGGTAACACAGTCATCATAAGCATGAATAAGTTCATGAATAATGACCTGATTTATCTCATCTTGAAGTGTCATGTGATTGCAGCACACTTTTATCTGGGCAGAAGTCGTTAGAAAATTAGTTAAGACATATAACACGCAAAACAAAAAATCAATGATGTTTTTTCACGATTTCGTAAGCACACAGGTATCATGATTTACAATACTACTGCATATAAGAGAAGGGGTTCTATCTGTGCAAACCATGAGCTGCCAAAGGATGCTAGCCCAGCTGGTTAGTCactccggcggcacccctcagatcctgagttcgactccctgtgggagcgaatttcagactgagggtaaaaaaatcccctcgctggccccgtgtgccaaagcactggttgtgagatggcccaggtcggcctgaggacccttacatggcccaggcacagttcccaggggttacgtctcccagtgtcagggcggggccagggttcggggattttctcgatcggggaagccgaggcttcttcttaagataataccggtggggcggtctttccccacccggccgagttttttttgTGCAAACCATGAGCTCAACTCGATGGATGTGTTGCAAGTAAAATGAGAACCATACATTAGAGTATTATACAACAGCTTGATGCTGGCCCAAATACCCAAGTTTCAGTGGAATGACAGCAACTAGCATCAGCATAAAAATCTACACTACTGCCAACCTGCAGTTCCATGAGCATATATGTGCAAAGCTCTATGGTTTCCTGTAAGCAATAAGTTGCCATTTGATGTACAATGAACCTATGGAAGTCAACTGAGGCCATCCTACTTCataacatctttttttttcccttcacGAGGTAGTACTTCTATATGGTAATACTATCAGATAGAGGGTGCAAAGGCCTGTCATTTGCCAAATCCAGACCGGATTGTTCATGGCGCGTCCCACGAGAAATAAAGTTGCAATGAATCGTTAGGAGAGCAGACAGACACATTCCAAGTACTACACATTTCATAGCAGCAGTGAAGCAAAAAGGTATTGCTGAAAGGGCGCTAGAGAGGAGTACCCAGTACGTACCCCTTCCCGGCTGGCGTAGCCGCCGGCGGTGGAGCAGGTGGCCGCCTGGATGAGCCTCGGCCAGACCTGGCAGCCGGCCTTCTCCATCTGCTCCCTCAGGAACCGCACCGTCGGATCTGCCCACCGGATCGAGAGCAAGGGTCAGTACGCGGGGGTCGCGCTAAGCAGCCTGAGAGAGCAAGAGAGGGGGGCAGGGGCTCGTACGTTTGAGCGCGGAGCGGATGCCCTCGACGCAGTCCTCCCGCGGCATGACGCCCCGGGACGAGGCGACGCTCTGCTCGGAGGAGGATTCGGCCTCCACGCGGAtgtctggggcggcggcgccgccgccgccgtggtgctCCTCCGCCATTACTCTCCTGATCCCCGCAGGCGGCGCAGGATGAACAGAAGAAGGGTGAGGGTTTTGGAGGTTTGGGCCTGGCCGGTGGCGGCCGTGCAGACACCACAAACACGTACGTAATGGGCAGAAATTGATGGGTCGTAAAGTGATTGCACCCAAGTCTTAGCGGACTATAAAGGGCCGGATCCATCGTCCAATTTGGTTGGGCCGCTCGGTTGCGAGCGAGACACAGCCAAGCGTCCGGAAGccgcgtttttttatttttatatttttcaaaatcgttttttacagaaatatattttcggcttcataatttacagatttatacccctaccgcccggcaggacccgggcggtagggaccctaatataaataaaatttatttttaattatattttgacCCCTGGGGGGAGGCTGCcgcccggtggcggggcggtaggctAGGCTGCCCGGTAGGACTttcttaatttcaattaattttggTATTAAGTCTAATTCTTTTTGcatttacatataggatcacaacagttatatgatgcgggaccttcttcgtattaccctatggcgacagcagaaggaacgcaaggtaaatacctaatTCGTAGCCTgaatttatcatgttcttcttatttctatgaatattttaaataatttgaacggtttacatgatcgcaccaccagcttcctgatatgggtccttcttcgtatccaccaccaacaggtacgtatgatgaatatgtacccaaatatatgacttataaaacaatgattaggatatcttaattgctactgcATAGGGGCCACACAGAATACTTTTGAGGCGAGCTTCGAAGactggagtcggttattttTTACACCTAATCAGCAGGCCGatcctaccttccagacacctgtggccaccggacgtccaggtagagacgtagggcctccagacCGACACACCTAccctacagaccacgtccacgcaCAGCGTAAAAGAGatcgacatggccggggtggttaggaggtgTTTCTAattgtttctgtatttttgttatggatatgtcgtcatgttatacttatttcattctcatgcatcacctatttcgttctcagttgcatatgtgtatgaattgctaagttatatttttcatattcatctactttactaacggtttttatttctatccaaaatatttaaaaccacatctaatgtCGCACTGTCGCACTGACGGTCAAGGTTTAACCTGCgggaggggcctgccgcccccctgccgggcgacGGGTAGGCCGaccgccccgccaccgggcggcgggtacctgccgctcggctgccgggcggcagcctCCCCCAAGGGCcaaaatgcgattaaaaataaattttatttacattaaggtccctaccgcctggcaggagggcggcagggggccggccgccccgcagccggacggtaggggtataaatctgtaaattatgaaactgaaaatatatttctgtaaaaaatgattttgaaaaatataaaaataaaaaaacgcccCGGAAGCCTAtacaaagattttttttcttccccacTTTCCAGCCAGATAGCCGCTTGAGCTTGCAGCGGGCTGCGGCTTCGGCGTGGGTGACGGCGCAGTTTTCAACGGCTCGCTTTCAACTCCTCTcccaggtggtggtggtggtgtaatTTGTGTGGTGATGTACGCTTCGGCGTATTATGTACGAATGATTCTTCTTATATGACAGATGTAAGGATCGAtagaccaagaggggggtgaattgggcatttttcaatttctaaaacaaagtaaagcaaccttaacctatgcaaagctagtagggcaccaattcaccaaccagataactaagctacttacacaagctaagagagataaaaacaaagtaaagcataGCAagatagagctaagttatgatctctaagtcaagcacatgagtaaattgcaagaaagaaaatgcttgaataaagagagtgaacaagagacgaccggattttttcccgtggtatcgatgtgttggcacacacccctaatccacgttgtgacactctcaaagagtcttgtcacctcccaagtcaccgagacgagggcgctcactaagagtctccgttcaccatcccggcgtggtggagatcaagccacgtacaatcttcttctccgggctcccacaatccttggcaagctccgcgagaaaacacctcgatcaccaagatcgcctaggtgatgccaatcaccaagagtaacaagctaaggccttcacttgagcaagaaccgatcaccaagaacggatgcacactagcttctctctactcaagtccttaatcttgcctcttgattgattgaatgcacaagtatgtgaatgatgaagctcaaggtggctcttgactatagtatgagtgtatggatgttgcctggtgtcaagagtgggcgaaatgacccattggaggggtatatataggcagctcacacaaatagagccgttggagaaaagctgccagaaaactgcgtagcgccggttaatccgacgtccctccaatagtcatcgtcggtttaactggtgaatgtaaactgccacttctgaaaactagccgttaccacttgggcagattaaccgacgtatcatcggtttaaccggtgagtgtagttgtccactgatcaactgaaaaaccaagtctctggacaactgcaccgacgttaactcaaacctatcgtcggtttaaccggtgagtacaacttttgaattcctctgaaaaaccatctcactggtcaattgcaacgacgtcttgatttaaacagcgtcggtttaaccggtgtatagaacttgaaataccctggaaaaaccaactctggactaatgcaccgacgttaatttcaaacacgtcggtttaaccggtgtattgaatttgtccagactctgctgacttcgtttaaccgacgtatagaaaattgagagcgtcggttaaaccggtgtatagactttttctgattttgtcttttctgatttgagtcttgaatgaaatccaaatattcttgagatatagtttgagaaccacttatttgaacttctagaaacctgagtgaccatagtgtgcatctattttcaaatgatcatgtacatgctcaagttacttagccttaacccctcttaatagtgcgatcactacaaaactataaaacatatactaacctaagtgtacttctcaaccttatgacacttaggactagaaagatccttagtcttgacataaaattgagttgtataccgagatcgcctttttgaataatgaaattgaggggcctcttttgacatatgaccaaatgagcgataatgatctattaagctgcacaaactcattagtcacaataatagttgtcattaatcaccgaaacatatcttgagggcctagatgcttacaacagAGCAGTGCTTCTGCTATCTTTAAAAAAAGATTTGTTCTCACCCATTGGATCTTTATCTATCACCCCCTCAACcctcttctttctccttcctctcgtGCATTGCCGCCTCCTTTCCTCGTGCGCCATGCTGCCTCCTTTCTCCTAGTGTGTCGCTGCGGCCAGCCATCTCCGCATGCCGCGTCGCACCTCCGTTGGCCCGCGCTCTCCCGTGCTACCGCGCCCACCACCACCCGTGCTGCCCCGCGCCGGTCTGGGCCTccaccggccgcgccgccgcccattgCGCTGCCTGCCAGGGCGGGATCGCTGCAATTGGCTGGCCCACCGCATCTCGCGTCGCTACCGCCCTACGACGTGCTCCCTGTGCGGCCGTCGGAGCTCctaccgctgccgccgccattggAGAAGAAGCTCCCtccattttttagaaaatattgaTTTAAGTTTTGATAAATGTTGAATATATTATGTTAAGATATTGAGATAGTTTGTAAAAAGTGTTGAATATAGTATTTTTTTAAATCTTTctatttagaaatattaaataaaatctaattacaaattCTTTTATACTGCTAATTCGCAAGAAAAATCTAATTTTAAATAAACTATTGTCATACTTCTAAAATAATACGATTCTCATTAATGCGGTACCGTAAAAGTTTAGTCCTCCAGAACTGCACACGAATACTATCTGATTGTAAATTGTAAAGTTCTTCACGGATCAGCTGCAGTGGTGGAAAAGGAGCGGGATCGATCGGCGCAGGAGCAGCAGAAATTGATGGGCTGTGAAGCGATTGGGCCGAAGTCATAGCGGAGTATAAATAAAAGGGGCCGGCCGGGCACATCACCTTATTCGGTTGGGCCGATCGGTTGTGCGAGGAAAATGGAAATACGCTCGAACGGCAGTTCCCCTCACCCCCTCAGCTATCACTCACCCGAGTGATTTTGAAGAAAAGAAACAAACGCCACTTCACGGCGAACAATTTACGCTGAAGACCTTTGCAATTAATCAAGTAAGCATACTATTTGACGAACGAACTGCACTTGACAGTGAAGAAGACTTTGAGGTTCGCACGGCGCAGGATCAAGCTCCCAACGGCACGAGCGTGCATTCACCGTCGAGTCCGGttggagcagcagcggcaggcCGCGCGCTTCCCTGGTTCTACGagcgggcgacggcgacggcgacgacgagggaACCCAGGACGACAAGCGGCAACGGGACAGGCCAACCTTTCGTCCGTTTTGTTTATCcgccagcggcgggcggcgtcttctggcgcgccggccggccgatcCGGAACCCACCGTGCCGCGCACGAGCGATCGgcgggcgcgcgccgccgcacgtGGCGCCAGGCAGATGCGGGTCCCGGCCCGGGCCGCCTCGTCGCTCGCGGCGCTCAAGAATCCgaggggaggaggccgcgcgaGGCTAGCCGCCCCCGTCCCGttccccgcggccgcggcggcgtgccaCGAGACGAGACTTGGACGATCGACCTGGTCAGGGGGACGACCCACCTCTGGCTTCAGCTCGAGATCCGCTAGCTTAGCTGTGCAGTGTGCCAATGCACGAAGAATATTTCCGTTtcgaaggggaaaagaaaagcaaGAACTAACTAATTAGCCTTTTCAGCTTGCACGTAGCGTACCGTGCCGTGCCGTcccacatttttttttctctgggGAGGATCGGTGACGACGCGTGTCGTGCACTCAGAAAGAGGACAATGCATTGGACAAACGACACGAGAAACAGCAGCAGCGCAGGACGCACTGGTGACCGGTGAATCTCAGGCGGGCATGCAGTGTGGCGCCGTGGAGCTGAGAAGAATCTTTCGGGAGCGAGGCTTTCGGCACGTGCCCAGGACCCAATCATCGATGCCGCCACGCCGCGCAGCGGCAGCGGGCAGCCCTGGGCGCCGGCCCGCCGGCATCAGTCATTGCAGTGTGGGGGTACCCAACAACATGTTTGGTTCAGTGGCCGGATGCTCTCTCGCTCCTCTCTTCTAATCTCTGCTTGCCTCGCTCCATCGCTCATTGGGATTTGCCGTAGATGAAGCATCGTTAAGAGATACAATAATAATCGCTCGGTTTAAGGGGAGCAAAGTAATGTAAAGCAAACAGAAGCTGCTGGGGCATGGTTGATGATGGCGCATCATGGTCGGGAGAGCACGGATGTCTCCTGCCGGCCGATCGAGCACCGCGCACCTGCTGCGGCTGCGCGTACCGCAATGTGTCACGGCAGCCGGCAGCTACACTAGGTCTCAGCTACCACCTCTCTTCACGCAAAGTGTTTGGTTTCCGGCCTCTAGCAGGAGTCCTGTACAATGTAAACCCTGGCTGGcattggccctgtttggattgGTCGTAGAACGCACATTCTAGAATTAGAACGCGTTCTTtagaaaaagaatctcgcatgcatggagtactaaatgaagtttatttgcgaaacttttttaagaatgggtgtaactttccacaacgaatctaatgacagtaattaattgatgattggctacagtgaagctacagtaaccattctctaattacGCGgccaaaggtctcattagattcttcaaaaCTTCTAGCGCGGGGATTGTGGAGTTAGCTTTACAAATTGTCTTCATTTAATATCAGTAATTAATGGTTAAAGTTCTCTAGCACAGGTTGTGCTagggaaccaaacaaggccaatacCTTCTGCTACGACCACCTAGGACACAAAGATTGTCTGTTGCCACTTAGATCAATCTCAGTCGGAGTctcataaatattaattatgcTGACATGACAACCTTATtatgaagagagaggagagaaaatgtcatgaaatgtgagagtGTCATCCCGTGACACTTCTCTGGCTCTATTTTGGTAattgtgtcgatgacactctcACTAAAACTAATCTTACTAAGTACATTATCAAGTTGTCTTAGACTCTTACCAAACTAATCGCGCACAAACCAATCAAACTTGAGTACTTGACCTACCGCCAGCACTCCCACCACCCACAAATAATATAATTTCCAGGTTTGACCTAAGTCAAACTAGTTTTTATTATATGCTACCATGAGTTATGTGTTCATTATATATCTATTCAGTGCCATAAAAAATTGACACTCATTTAAAAAGAAACGGCTATATGATATTTTCAGTCAAGGATAAGTCTGGAATTGCACTTTTATCTTGTCAGAGAAAGCATAGGGTCGGTGTTTGTCTTCCTTCCACTAAACTTGTGTGCACTTTTTAACATTCCCTTCTAGTACCATTGTTGTTGTTAAATAAATGCTAATAATTTCATGGACAAACATATGCCTCATCTTTTACTAACGTACAAAGTGTGTGCTTCATCACCGCGCCGCGCAACCGAAGAGCCACGCAGAGCAGAGGTGCCTTTGCCCCTACCGTCTCCTACTGGCCTAGCTAGCCTTTCACGTCCTAGAGCTAGAGGTAGCGGCAGGCGCTGGCGACGATGCCCGAACCAAGATGCGGCGCACAAGCACACGCCGTCGGACTGTTTGGACTGTTTGCTTTCGTCCTTCTCGAAGAAAATTTCCTGCTATTTTTACGGCTCGTCTTTCTGCACTCTTCAAGTCCTGGGGCGCCGGGCATTGACACGACGCCAGCGACGGGACGTGCTGTTGTCTTCTCGCGCTTTGTCACTCCTGTCTTTTCAGGCCATTCATTCATGGCACAGCTCGTTGAAATTCCTTGACTGGAGTATTTGCGCTGCGGACCCTGTCAACGGCAGGTATTCGAGGAAGCGGCCGAGGTGCTTGTTGTACTTGGATTGCTTGCACGTTTTGCTTCGCACAAAAAGTTTTCGTAGCTCATAGTAGTTTAATTACCATCCAAAAGGAGCAGGAACAAACTCTACTTGGTGTGGTGTTAGTGTCATGAGAACAAGAAAATTTCACGCCGGGCCTTGTAATTACAAACAAGACGTACGGAGGGGGTGCCGCGCGCACATGAGAACGACGCTTGTCACGTTGGAGGGAGCACACGGAGACGGAGCCAAGACCCAAGAGCGTGACCATTCTTGCCCAGCCACCTTGACAAACAAAAAAGCCTACCAGCCTTTCTCTCACTCTCCTGCCGCAGCAGCACACCGGCACCACCACCCTCCGGCAAAACTACAGAGAGAAACGCCATCGCGCCGGCACAGTGCCCGAGGCAGCCGCGGCCCCACCGCCCAGGCGCCCAGCGCTGTGGGGGTGCCGTCGCCATGACCACCGCACTTGTTTAATCTTCCCCTAAAACCTGCCCTGCCCGGCCCTTTCCCGTGCCGTTCTGCCACTGAGCACATGGCCACACCCACACCCACGCCgcgcgctgctcctcctcctggcTCCTGCTCAGCTCACGTTCGCGCTCCCGCACACATCTCCAGGCTCCAGCTGCGCCGAGTGTGTGAGTGAGGTGCCGAGCTGAGTAGATGGGCtgtacccgccgccgccattaccACGCAGCACCGTACCAGAGCAGCAGCAGGTCAGCAGGCCTCACGCGGCGCTGTCCAGGCAGACGCGGCCTGCCCGTCCGTCCGTTCCCCcgccccgtgccgccgccgccgccgccgccgccgccagtcctcctcctccgtgcGCCCAGCGCCCGCCCAGGGGTTTTCTTCTGGTGAGAAGGCGTCCTGCATTCTCCTGCGCCCTCCCTTGCCGCGCGCTTCGTTGTTTgcttgcccccgccgccggatctCGTGCTTCTTTCGGAATGCTGGCGCGGTGCGTGCCCATGGCCCATGGGGGAGACGCCGCGCCACagatttgtgtgtgtgtgtgtgtgttttgagTCCTGCGTCTACTTGATGTTCTTGAGAAGGGGGGTCCTAGCTGTTCTCCGAGTAGTTTTTgtttgggatttttttttgttttctgtgTCATGTGATATTTCTGGAGTACCAGTGGTTGTTGGTGATTGGTACTTGCAGTTGTGCAAAGCTGTTCTATTTTTAAGTACAGGCTATTGGGGCTGAAGCTAGGGCGGGATTTTGACTTTTTGGATTGTTTTCTCCACACTTgctgtttgttttttttcttgggaGCCCC
This sequence is a window from Panicum virgatum strain AP13 chromosome 7K, P.virgatum_v5, whole genome shotgun sequence. Protein-coding genes within it:
- the LOC120641278 gene encoding mitochondrial inner membrane protease ATP23-like isoform X2 — encoded protein: MAEEHHGGGGAAAPDIRVEAESSSEQSVASSRGVMPREDCVEGIRSALKHPTVRFLREQMEKAGCQVWPRLIQAATCSTAGGYASREGIKVCCNHMTLQDEINQVIIHELIHAYDDCVTKNMDWKNCAHHACSEIRANHLSGDCHYKRELLRGFMKIRGHEQL
- the LOC120641278 gene encoding mitochondrial inner membrane protease ATP23-like isoform X1; this translates as MAEEHHGGGGAAAPDIRVEAESSSEQSVASSRGVMPREDCVEGIRSALKHPTVRFLREQMEKAGCQVWPRLIQAATCSTAGGYASREGIKVCCNHMTLQDEINQVIIHELIHAYDDCVTKNMDWKNCAHHACSEIRANHLSGDCHYKRELLRGFMKIRGHEQDCVKRRALMSVKNNPYCSEAASKDAIEAVWNICYNDTRPFDRAP